In one Rutidosis leptorrhynchoides isolate AG116_Rl617_1_P2 chromosome 8, CSIRO_AGI_Rlap_v1, whole genome shotgun sequence genomic region, the following are encoded:
- the LOC139864512 gene encoding ankyrin repeat-containing protein ITN1-like: protein MCENAKNCYIVAVLIATVAFTSAYQIPGGYNNGHPILKNKPAFILFTFTDAISLSSALTSVIVFLNIVTSPFWFKDFASSLYQRQLLGLILLIISVAMMMVAFAATLFITISTESKWTTELTLYLVSVFPVAVFVYSYVDEYMKLLKDAYKVLKKIMKEAVEYVQETWEYKPPSLHSNAGSSVHVAIHSPV from the coding sequence ATGTGTGAGAATGCAAAAAATTGCTACATTGTTGCTGTGCTAATAGCAACTGTTGCGTTTACTTCAGCGTACCAGATACCCGGAGGTTATAATAATGGTCATCCGATTTTAAAgaacaaacctgcatttattctcttTACCTTTACCGATGCAATTTCACTCTCATCAGCGTTAACATCAGTTATAGTGTTTCTAAATATCGTCACATCACCATTTTGGTTTAAGGATTTTGCTTCGTCTCTTTATCAAAGACAACTTTTAGGACTTATTCTGTTGATTATTTCAGTGGCGATGATGATGGTTGCGTTTGCAGCTACACTTTTTATAACTATTAGCACTGAATCAAAGTGGACAACTGAGTTAACTTTGTACCTTGTTTCAGTGTTTCCGGTAGCTGTTTTCGTGTATTCGTATGTAGACGAATACATGAAACTTTTGAAGGATGCATACAAGGTACTTAAAAAGATTATGAAAGAAGCAGTTGAGTATGTACAAGAGACCTGGGAGTACAAACCTCCATCTTTACATTCGAATGCTGGCTCTTCCGTCCATGTAGCGATTCACTCCCCTGTTTAG
- the LOC139864513 gene encoding uncharacterized protein → MSQIGQLMTLFMQESEETRRSTRTIVDILRDRTIMDGTERLGRRKNLQERLRLKNMVCCVSTWGLGPSTMSIQGDNDDENDENEAIDSIIHQRIDNNDVNLIPLITTNSDVQDCMIPPSPRMNLADALAAERVLRSTTEELMMENNDVNSTPSRISLMRLLEETDDQDDDETDMDQKGGSIPRKIPV, encoded by the coding sequence ATGAGTCAAATTGGCCAACTAATGACATTGTTCATGCAGGAAAGTGAAGAAACAAGAAGAAGCACAAGAACAATTGTTGACATCTTAAGAGACAGAACAATAATGGACGGAACAGAGAGGTTGGGACGACGAAAAAACCTCCAAGAACGGCTCCGATTAAAAAACATGGTATGTTGTGTATCCACTTGGGGCTTAGGACCATCCACCATGAGCATCCAAGGCGATAATGACGATGAAAATGACGAAAACGAAGCGATAGACTCAATAATCCATCAACGAAtagataataatgatgttaatctcATTCCATTAATTACCACCAATTCCGATGTTCAAGATTGCATGATCCCTCCATCTCCACGAATGAATCTCGCCGATGCGTTGGCTGCAGAACGAGTCCTACGATCAACGACTGAAGAATTGATGATGGAAAACAATGATGTTAATTCGACACCATCGCGGATATCGTTGATGAGACTGTTGGAGGAAACGGACGATCAAGATGATGATGAAACGGATATGGACCAGAAGGGAG